In Amycolatopsis methanolica 239, a single genomic region encodes these proteins:
- a CDS encoding VOC family protein → MDISIHATYLPHNDRDAAIAFYRDVLGFEVRNDVGYNGMHWITVGPPGQDVSIVLYPPEATPGITDSERAAITEMMAKGTFASINLATKDLDGVFERLQARDAEVVQEPVDQPYGVRDCAFRDPAGNMVRLQQLA, encoded by the coding sequence ATGGACATCAGCATTCACGCCACCTACCTCCCGCACAACGACCGGGACGCCGCCATCGCCTTCTACCGCGACGTCCTCGGCTTCGAGGTCCGCAACGACGTCGGCTACAACGGCATGCACTGGATCACCGTCGGCCCGCCCGGGCAGGACGTCTCCATCGTGCTGTACCCGCCGGAGGCCACCCCCGGCATCACCGACAGCGAGCGCGCGGCCATCACCGAGATGATGGCCAAGGGCACCTTCGCCAGCATCAACCTGGCCACCAAGGACCTCGACGGCGTCTTCGAGCGCCTGCAGGCCCGCGACGCCGAGGTCGTCCAGGAACCGGTCGACCAGCCCTACGGCGTGCGCGACTGCGCCTTCCGCGACCCGGCGGGCAACATGGTCCGCCTCCAGCAGCTCGCCTGA
- a CDS encoding helix-turn-helix transcriptional regulator, with the protein MLRRVKDRIDREYAQPLDVEALARGVNVSAGHLSREFKRAYGESPYSYLMTRRIERAMALLRRGDMSVTEVCFAVGSSSLGTFSTRFTELVGMSPSAYRAEAAEATVGMPPCVAKQVTRPIRNREAPPAGRK; encoded by the coding sequence ATGCTGCGCCGGGTCAAGGACCGGATCGACCGCGAGTACGCGCAGCCGCTCGACGTCGAGGCGCTCGCCCGCGGGGTGAACGTCTCCGCCGGGCACCTCAGCCGCGAGTTCAAGCGCGCCTACGGCGAATCGCCCTACTCCTACCTCATGACCCGGCGCATCGAACGCGCGATGGCGCTGCTGCGCCGCGGCGACATGAGCGTCACCGAGGTCTGTTTCGCCGTCGGCAGCTCGTCCCTGGGCACCTTCAGCACCCGCTTCACCGAGCTGGTCGGCATGTCGCCCAGCGCCTACCGCGCCGAGGCCGCGGAGGCGACCGTGGGCATGCCGCCGTGCGTCGCGAAACAGGTCACCAGACCGATCAGGAATCGAGAAGCGCCGCCCGCGGGCCGCAAATAA
- a CDS encoding glycerophosphodiester phosphodiesterase family protein, whose product MPHTGRVQINHPYLSGTLPRAFAHRGWHLDELDGLENSLPAFQRAVAEGYAYVETDVHATADGVVVVHHDALLDRTTDAHGPIAKQTWSAVSRAKIGGRAPVSRLEDVLEELPQTRFNIDVKSDRAIVPFVKTVERMGAIDRVAAAAFSDNRLAAIRKLAGPKLITSMGPRSAAVLWASGWLPWARLGFLCRGEMAQVPSRQGAMTVFDRAFVRSAERAGVEVHAWTINERAHMERLLGLGVQGIVTDRPDVLREVLTERGAWPPAD is encoded by the coding sequence ATGCCCCACACTGGTCGGGTGCAGATCAACCACCCGTACCTGAGCGGCACCCTCCCCCGTGCGTTCGCCCACCGCGGGTGGCACCTGGACGAGCTCGACGGGCTGGAGAACTCGCTGCCCGCCTTCCAGCGCGCGGTCGCCGAGGGCTACGCCTACGTCGAGACCGACGTGCACGCCACGGCCGACGGCGTGGTCGTGGTGCACCACGACGCGCTGCTGGACCGGACCACCGACGCCCACGGACCGATCGCGAAGCAGACCTGGTCCGCGGTCTCCCGCGCCAAGATCGGCGGCCGGGCGCCGGTGTCGCGGCTGGAGGACGTGCTGGAGGAGCTGCCGCAGACACGGTTCAACATCGACGTCAAGAGCGACCGGGCGATCGTGCCGTTCGTGAAGACGGTCGAGCGGATGGGCGCGATCGACCGGGTCGCGGCGGCGGCGTTTTCCGACAACCGGCTGGCCGCGATCCGCAAACTGGCCGGGCCGAAGCTGATCACCTCGATGGGCCCACGGTCGGCGGCCGTGCTGTGGGCCAGCGGGTGGCTGCCGTGGGCGCGGCTGGGCTTCCTGTGCCGGGGCGAGATGGCGCAGGTTCCATCGCGGCAGGGCGCGATGACGGTGTTCGACCGCGCGTTCGTGCGCAGCGCCGAGCGGGCCGGTGTCGAGGTGCACGCGTGGACGATCAACGAGCGGGCGCACATGGAGCGGCTGCTCGGCCTCGGGGTGCAGGGCATCGTCACCGACCGGCCGGATGTGCTGCGCGAGGTGCTCACCGAGCGCGGCGCCTGGCCGCCCGCCGACTAG
- a CDS encoding transglycosylase family protein has translation MRKPRWRPSARAGARLALAALLALGAQLVAVPSATADPSAATWLKLRMCESSNRYTVNTGNGYYGAYQFDLPTWRSVGGQGRPDLATPAEQDYRALYLYRMRGWQPWECAGMLGLRNDKDARSKRVPTYAESAYIGGGPVPAPVAGVKPAWPGVVYAYGDCAEALKTFQLRMNAFGYGFTGTGCYYDKTRDAVLDLQRANGINDSGRLGPKTWNAAWEGKAPR, from the coding sequence ATGAGAAAACCCCGCTGGAGACCCTCGGCCCGCGCAGGAGCCCGTCTCGCGCTCGCCGCGCTGCTGGCCCTGGGGGCCCAGCTGGTCGCCGTCCCGTCCGCGACGGCCGACCCCAGCGCGGCCACCTGGCTCAAGCTGCGCATGTGCGAGTCCAGCAACCGCTACACCGTCAACACCGGCAACGGCTACTACGGCGCCTACCAGTTCGACCTGCCCACCTGGCGCAGCGTCGGCGGCCAGGGCCGCCCGGACCTCGCCACCCCCGCCGAGCAGGACTACCGCGCCCTCTACCTCTACCGCATGCGCGGCTGGCAGCCCTGGGAGTGCGCCGGCATGCTCGGGCTGCGCAACGACAAGGACGCCCGCAGCAAGCGCGTCCCCACCTACGCCGAGAGCGCCTACATCGGTGGCGGCCCCGTCCCGGCCCCGGTCGCCGGCGTCAAGCCCGCCTGGCCCGGTGTCGTCTACGCCTACGGCGACTGTGCCGAAGCCCTCAAGACCTTCCAGCTGCGGATGAACGCCTTCGGCTACGGCTTCACCGGCACCGGCTGCTACTACGACAAGACCCGCGACGCGGTGCTGGACCTGCAGCGCGCCAACGGCATCAACGACTCCGGCCGCCTCGGCCCGAAGACGTGGAACGCGGCATGGGAGGGCAAAGCACCCCGTTAG
- a CDS encoding thymidine kinase: MTTLGDTDPDPTDALSPLPSRNGSGTPARGRLRFCYGPMDCGKSTLALQINHNHARQGRRGMLLVRHDRSGEPRISSRIGITREATEVGADTDLRQLVRREWVAGRPLDYLIVDEAQFLSAAQVEQLAELADEVSLDVYCFGIATDFRSRLFPGAQRLFELADDLQPVQVEVLCWCGAPGRFNARVADGEVLREGDTVVVADTAPGVVENPSSPHWEMELATLRYQVLCRRHFRLGDLGPASPQHGQLRLT; this comes from the coding sequence GTGACCACCCTTGGCGACACCGATCCGGACCCGACCGACGCCCTGTCCCCGCTGCCCTCGCGCAACGGGTCGGGCACGCCGGCGCGGGGCAGGCTGCGGTTCTGCTACGGCCCGATGGACTGCGGCAAGTCCACGCTCGCGCTGCAGATCAACCACAACCACGCCCGGCAGGGCAGGCGCGGGATGCTGCTGGTGCGGCACGACCGGTCGGGTGAGCCGCGGATCAGCAGCCGGATCGGGATCACCCGCGAGGCGACCGAGGTGGGCGCCGACACCGACCTGCGGCAGCTGGTCCGCCGCGAGTGGGTCGCCGGGCGCCCGCTGGACTACCTGATCGTGGACGAAGCGCAGTTCCTGTCCGCGGCACAGGTCGAGCAGCTGGCCGAACTGGCGGACGAGGTGTCCCTGGACGTGTACTGCTTCGGGATCGCCACCGACTTCCGCAGCCGCCTCTTCCCCGGCGCCCAGCGGCTGTTCGAACTGGCCGACGACCTGCAGCCGGTGCAGGTGGAGGTGCTGTGCTGGTGCGGCGCGCCGGGGCGGTTCAACGCACGAGTGGCTGACGGCGAGGTCCTCCGGGAGGGTGACACCGTGGTGGTCGCCGACACCGCTCCGGGGGTAGTTGAAAACCCAAGTTCACCACACTGGGAGATGGAATTGGCTACCTTGCGTTATCAAGTACTATGTCGCCGCCACTTCCGCCTCGGGGACCTGGGGCCCGCATCGCCGCAACACGGTCAGCTGCGGCTGACCTGA
- a CDS encoding RNA polymerase-binding protein RbpA, with protein sequence MADRVLRGSRLGAVSYETDRNHDLAPRRTVRYACPKNHEFEVPFSDDAEIPSVWECRLHGSESEIVDGAQPEQKKVKPPRTHWDMLLERRSIPELEELLNERLAELKGRRTSKSA encoded by the coding sequence ATGGCCGACCGTGTTCTCCGTGGAAGCCGGCTGGGAGCGGTCAGCTACGAGACCGACCGCAATCACGATCTGGCCCCGCGCCGTACGGTGCGATACGCGTGTCCGAAGAACCACGAGTTCGAGGTGCCCTTCTCCGACGACGCCGAGATCCCCTCGGTGTGGGAGTGCCGCCTGCACGGCAGCGAGTCCGAGATCGTCGATGGCGCGCAGCCCGAGCAGAAGAAGGTCAAGCCGCCGCGCACCCACTGGGACATGCTGCTCGAGCGGCGGAGCATTCCCGAGCTCGAGGAACTGCTGAACGAGCGTCTCGCTGAGCTGAAGGGACGGCGTACGTCCAAGTCGGCGTAG
- a CDS encoding DUF2382 domain-containing protein has translation MTEFGTRYFADWTGHTLYHTSGEKIGHVEELWTDDRQGHPTWLTVRTGLFGTHDSLVPVQGVRPRDDGDLETTYPKDLIKDAPRVTPDPTAQGRHIDESEEQRLYRHYQVPQQAEHARETTGRDISGPTTDDAMTRSEERLRVGTEQRERGRARLRKYVVTETEQVQVPVTREEVRVEREPITDANRGQAMDGPAISEEEHEVVLREERPVVATEAVPVERVRLAKEEVQDTETVAGEVRKEHIEADTDRDRRA, from the coding sequence ATGACCGAATTCGGCACGCGCTATTTCGCGGACTGGACCGGGCACACCCTCTACCACACCAGCGGGGAGAAGATCGGCCACGTCGAGGAACTGTGGACCGACGACCGGCAGGGCCACCCCACCTGGCTCACGGTGCGCACCGGCCTGTTCGGCACCCACGACTCCCTGGTGCCCGTCCAGGGGGTGCGCCCGCGCGACGACGGCGACCTGGAGACGACCTACCCCAAGGACCTGATCAAGGACGCGCCGCGGGTGACGCCCGACCCGACGGCCCAGGGCCGCCACATCGACGAGAGCGAGGAGCAGCGGCTCTACCGCCACTACCAGGTGCCGCAGCAGGCCGAGCACGCACGGGAGACGACCGGCCGGGACATCTCCGGACCCACCACCGACGACGCGATGACACGGTCGGAGGAGCGGCTGCGGGTCGGCACCGAGCAGCGCGAACGCGGCCGCGCCCGGCTGCGCAAGTACGTGGTCACCGAGACCGAGCAGGTCCAGGTCCCGGTGACCCGGGAGGAAGTGCGCGTCGAGCGGGAGCCGATCACCGACGCCAACCGGGGCCAGGCCATGGACGGGCCCGCCATCTCCGAGGAGGAGCACGAGGTCGTCCTGCGCGAAGAGCGGCCGGTGGTGGCCACCGAAGCCGTGCCGGTCGAACGCGTGCGGCTGGCCAAGGAAGAGGTGCAGGACACCGAGACCGTGGCCGGCGAAGTCCGCAAGGAGCACATCGAAGCCGACACCGACCGCGACCGCCGCGCCTGA
- a CDS encoding polyprenol monophosphomannose synthase, which yields MAHAPRAARPIDPVLVVIPTYNERDNLPLILGRLHRALPEVHALVVDDSSPDGTGELADKIAAGDDRVHVLHRTEKAGLGAAYVAGFRWGLERDYRTIVEMDADGSHAPEDLPRMLDALGDTDLVLGSRYVPGGSLVNWPRHRELLSRAANLYSRLALGVRIKDVTAGFRAYRREVLEKLPLDEIASRGYCFQIDLAWRTVRTGFDVVEVPITFTEREIGQSKMSSAIIREALLRVGLWGARYRAEQVRALLRHR from the coding sequence ATGGCGCACGCGCCACGGGCGGCCCGGCCGATCGATCCGGTCCTGGTGGTGATCCCGACCTACAACGAGCGGGACAACCTACCACTCATCCTGGGCCGGCTGCACCGGGCGCTGCCCGAGGTGCACGCCCTGGTGGTCGATGACAGCAGCCCGGACGGCACCGGGGAACTCGCGGACAAGATCGCCGCCGGCGACGACCGCGTCCACGTGCTGCACCGCACCGAGAAGGCCGGGCTCGGCGCCGCCTACGTAGCCGGGTTCCGGTGGGGCCTGGAACGCGACTACCGCACGATCGTCGAGATGGACGCCGACGGCTCCCACGCGCCGGAGGACCTGCCCCGGATGCTGGACGCCCTCGGCGACACCGACCTGGTGCTCGGCTCCCGCTACGTGCCCGGCGGCAGCCTGGTGAACTGGCCCAGGCACCGGGAACTGCTCTCCCGCGCGGCCAACCTGTACTCGCGGCTCGCGCTCGGCGTGCGGATCAAGGACGTGACAGCCGGGTTCCGCGCCTACCGGCGTGAGGTGCTGGAGAAGCTACCCCTGGACGAGATCGCCTCGCGCGGCTACTGCTTCCAGATCGACCTCGCCTGGCGCACCGTGCGCACCGGCTTCGACGTGGTCGAGGTGCCGATCACCTTCACCGAGCGGGAGATCGGCCAGTCGAAGATGAGCAGCGCCATCATCCGCGAGGCCCTGCTGCGCGTGGGCCTGTGGGGCGCCCGCTACCGGGCCGAGCAGGTGCGGGCCCTGCTGCGCCACCGCTGA
- the lnt gene encoding apolipoprotein N-acyltransferase has product MAAPVAESAEPSAPTRKKRQWRPWLLRLAVAAASGFVFYLAFAPRDLWWLAPLGFAGLGLALRGRRFRGGLGYGFAFGLGLYLPLLFWLQDFLGRGFGPAPWVALSAALAAYLGLAAALCTVVARLPGAPVWMAAVIIASETPRSWWPFGGFPWGRVAFSQPEGAFTPLASIGGAPLTGFAVVLAGFGLAALLPQAARRDWRALRLPVIATLVPVVAGLALWPTIGTGTQAGSRTVATVQGNAPDVGLDLINESATLRANHLAQSEVLGAAIRSGSVPTPDLIVWPETATDLTTTDPVLDQMVRDLGIPTLIGARYREPGQRTRNTEFVWDPATGRGEHYTKQELVPFAEFVPARSIARWFTPFVDDTGDMQAGSTPAVLDIAGTRVAVPICYEIAYDYVSRGAVNDGAQLIVLPTNNAWYGHSEMTYQQLAMARLRAVEHGRAVVVSATSGVSALVEPDGTVTQSTSQFTAASLVGDVPLRTQATLSDRLGASTEYGLVGAALAAILAGLVLRVRARATSTTATRAE; this is encoded by the coding sequence GTGGCAGCACCAGTGGCCGAGTCCGCCGAGCCGTCGGCACCCACCCGGAAGAAACGGCAGTGGCGGCCTTGGCTGCTGCGCCTCGCGGTCGCCGCGGCGTCCGGGTTCGTGTTCTACCTCGCCTTCGCGCCCCGTGACCTGTGGTGGCTCGCGCCGCTGGGCTTCGCCGGTCTCGGCCTGGCGCTGCGCGGGCGGCGGTTCCGGGGCGGCCTCGGCTACGGCTTCGCGTTCGGCCTCGGTCTGTACCTGCCGCTGCTGTTCTGGCTGCAGGACTTCCTCGGCCGCGGCTTCGGCCCCGCCCCGTGGGTCGCGTTGTCCGCCGCGCTTGCCGCCTACCTCGGGCTCGCCGCCGCCCTCTGCACCGTGGTCGCCCGCCTGCCCGGCGCTCCGGTGTGGATGGCGGCGGTGATCATCGCCAGCGAGACCCCGCGCAGCTGGTGGCCCTTCGGCGGGTTCCCGTGGGGCCGGGTCGCGTTCAGCCAGCCCGAGGGCGCGTTCACCCCGCTCGCCTCGATCGGTGGCGCGCCGCTGACCGGGTTCGCCGTCGTGCTCGCCGGATTCGGGCTGGCCGCGCTGCTCCCGCAGGCGGCCCGCCGCGACTGGCGCGCGCTCCGCCTGCCCGTGATCGCCACCCTCGTCCCGGTTGTCGCCGGGCTCGCGCTGTGGCCCACGATCGGCACCGGCACCCAGGCCGGCAGCCGCACCGTCGCCACGGTGCAGGGCAACGCGCCAGACGTAGGCCTCGACCTGATCAACGAGTCGGCCACCCTGCGCGCCAACCACCTCGCCCAGAGCGAGGTCCTGGGCGCGGCGATCCGCTCCGGCTCCGTGCCCACGCCGGACCTCATCGTGTGGCCGGAGACCGCCACCGACCTCACCACCACCGACCCCGTGCTCGACCAGATGGTGCGCGACCTCGGCATCCCCACCCTGATCGGCGCCCGCTACCGCGAGCCGGGGCAGCGCACCCGCAACACCGAGTTCGTGTGGGACCCCGCCACCGGCCGCGGCGAGCACTACACCAAACAGGAACTGGTGCCCTTCGCCGAGTTCGTCCCGGCCCGCTCGATCGCCCGCTGGTTCACGCCCTTCGTCGACGACACCGGCGACATGCAGGCCGGATCCACCCCGGCGGTGCTCGACATCGCCGGCACCCGGGTCGCCGTGCCCATCTGCTACGAGATCGCCTACGACTACGTCTCCCGCGGCGCAGTGAACGACGGCGCCCAGCTGATCGTGCTGCCCACCAACAACGCCTGGTACGGGCACAGCGAAATGACCTACCAGCAGCTGGCGATGGCGCGGCTGCGGGCCGTCGAGCACGGCCGCGCGGTCGTCGTGTCGGCTACCAGCGGGGTCAGCGCCCTCGTCGAACCGGACGGCACCGTCACCCAGTCGACCAGCCAGTTCACCGCCGCGTCCCTGGTCGGGGATGTGCCGCTGCGCACACAGGCTACGCTGTCGGATCGACTCGGGGCGTCCACGGAGTACGGGCTGGTCGGAGCGGCACTCGCCGCCATCCTGGCCGGGCTCGTCCTGCGTGTCCGCGCCCGGGCGACGAGCACGACGGCGACCAGGGCGGAGTGA
- a CDS encoding amidohydrolase: MTDDSTTLLLGGRIHSPSNPDATAMAVKDGTIVWIGQDGPGRALHPDARVEDLDGAFVAPGFVDAHVHATATGLHLAGVDLGGITDAAGLLAAIRAAARPGEVLVAHGWDETTWTADRLPSRAEIDEAAAGVPVYLSRVDVHSALVSTALVELAPAARDAAGWSADGPLTRDAHHHVRAAVRAALTREQRRRAQEAFLRLAAARGIVSVHECAGPDISGEDDLADLLALAAEPGHPEVIGYWGELDAVDTARRLGARGLAGDLFADGALGSHTAALHVPYLDEPGSTGARYLDADTIAGHLIACTEAGLQAGFHVIGDAAVAEVVRGFQLAEKTVGQRTLAGGRHRLEHLEMIDAEQARALAGWGVTGSMQPQFDALWGGPAGMYAQRLGPERAAAMNPFAMLAAEGVLLAFGSDCPVTPLQPWDSVRAAVHHRTPGSGLSARAAFTAHTRGGHRAAGVNDGLTGSLVPGAPAHYAVWDAADLVVAAPDSRVQRWSTDPRSRVPALPPLDPDAPLPTCLRTVRGGEVLYDAFTSAA; this comes from the coding sequence GTGACCGACGACAGCACCACGCTCCTGCTGGGCGGGCGGATCCATTCGCCCAGCAACCCCGACGCCACCGCGATGGCCGTCAAGGACGGCACCATCGTCTGGATCGGCCAGGACGGCCCCGGCCGCGCCCTGCACCCGGACGCCCGCGTCGAAGACCTCGACGGCGCGTTCGTCGCCCCCGGCTTCGTCGACGCCCACGTGCACGCCACCGCCACTGGCCTCCACCTGGCCGGAGTCGACCTCGGCGGGATCACCGACGCGGCCGGCCTGCTCGCCGCGATCCGCGCCGCCGCCCGCCCCGGCGAGGTCCTCGTCGCCCACGGCTGGGACGAGACCACCTGGACCGCGGACCGGCTGCCCAGCCGCGCCGAGATCGACGAAGCCGCCGCCGGGGTCCCCGTCTACCTCAGCCGCGTCGACGTCCACTCCGCCCTGGTGTCCACCGCGCTGGTCGAACTCGCCCCCGCCGCCCGCGACGCCGCCGGCTGGTCCGCGGACGGGCCGCTGACCCGCGACGCGCACCACCACGTCCGCGCCGCCGTGCGCGCCGCGCTCACCCGCGAGCAACGCCGCCGCGCCCAGGAGGCCTTCCTCCGCCTGGCCGCCGCCCGCGGCATCGTCAGCGTCCACGAATGCGCCGGGCCGGACATCTCCGGCGAGGACGACCTCGCCGACCTCCTCGCCCTCGCCGCCGAACCCGGCCACCCCGAGGTGATCGGCTACTGGGGTGAGCTCGACGCCGTCGACACCGCCCGCCGCCTCGGCGCACGCGGCCTGGCCGGCGACCTGTTCGCCGACGGCGCGCTGGGCTCTCACACCGCCGCCCTGCACGTGCCCTACCTCGACGAACCCGGCTCCACCGGCGCCCGCTACCTCGACGCCGACACCATCGCCGGGCACCTGATCGCCTGCACCGAAGCCGGACTTCAGGCCGGGTTCCACGTCATCGGCGACGCCGCCGTGGCCGAGGTCGTGCGCGGCTTCCAGCTCGCCGAGAAGACCGTCGGGCAGCGCACCCTGGCCGGTGGCCGCCACCGCCTGGAACACCTCGAGATGATCGACGCCGAGCAGGCCAGGGCGCTGGCGGGCTGGGGCGTCACCGGCTCCATGCAGCCCCAGTTCGACGCCCTGTGGGGCGGGCCGGCGGGCATGTATGCCCAACGGCTGGGCCCCGAGCGCGCCGCGGCCATGAACCCGTTCGCGATGCTCGCCGCCGAGGGGGTCCTGCTCGCGTTCGGCTCCGACTGCCCGGTCACCCCGCTGCAGCCCTGGGACAGCGTCCGCGCGGCCGTCCACCACCGCACGCCCGGCTCCGGCCTGTCCGCGCGCGCCGCCTTCACCGCCCACACCCGGGGCGGCCACCGCGCGGCGGGCGTCAACGACGGCCTCACCGGCAGCCTGGTGCCCGGCGCGCCCGCGCACTACGCCGTCTGGGACGCCGCCGACCTCGTCGTCGCCGCGCCGGACTCCCGGGTCCAGCGCTGGTCCACCGACCCGCGCTCGCGTGTCCCCGCGCTGCCGCCGCTCGACCCGGACGCGCCGCTGCCCACCTGCCTGCGCACGGTCCGGGGCGGTGAGGTGCTCTACGACGCGTTCACCTCCGCGGCCTAG
- a CDS encoding KamA family radical SAM protein, with product MTAIQEVSPADTDVADQPYAYRRTELAEPDWRRFPGWREVTEAQWRDAQWQRVHCVRNIKQLRAVLGDLVAARFYDDLAADQRELATMSMLVPPQMLNTMTVDSTEAFYADPIRRYMLPVRSDRDPDWPSHPHSARDSLHEAEMWVVEGLTHRYPTKVLAELLSTCPQYCGHCTRMDLVGNSTEQVVKHKLDLKPVDRQDAMIDYLRRTPGVRDVVVSGGDVANVPWHQLESFLMRLLDIETVRDIRLATKALAGLPQHWLQPKIVEGLERVAGTARRRGVNLAIHTHVNHVQSVTPLVAEAARTALEVGVRDVRNQGVLMRGVNATPAALLDLCFALQGEANILPYYFYQCDMIPNAEHWRLAVWEAQELQHAIMGYLPGYATPRIVCDVPYVGKRWVHQVAEYDRERGISYWTKNYRTGIEHDDPEALRRRYPFYDPISTLPEQGRAWWTARG from the coding sequence ATGACTGCGATCCAGGAAGTCTCCCCCGCCGACACCGATGTCGCCGACCAGCCCTACGCCTACCGCCGCACCGAGCTGGCCGAACCGGACTGGCGCCGGTTCCCCGGGTGGCGGGAGGTGACCGAGGCGCAGTGGCGGGACGCCCAGTGGCAGCGCGTGCACTGCGTGCGCAACATCAAGCAGCTGCGCGCGGTGCTCGGGGACCTGGTCGCGGCGCGGTTCTACGACGACCTGGCCGCCGACCAGCGCGAGCTGGCGACGATGTCGATGCTGGTGCCGCCGCAGATGCTCAACACGATGACGGTGGACTCGACCGAGGCGTTCTACGCCGACCCCATCCGCCGCTACATGCTGCCGGTGCGCAGCGACCGCGACCCGGACTGGCCCAGCCACCCGCACTCGGCGCGCGACTCGCTGCACGAGGCCGAGATGTGGGTGGTGGAGGGCCTGACCCACCGCTACCCCACCAAGGTGCTGGCCGAGCTACTGTCCACCTGCCCCCAGTACTGCGGCCACTGCACCCGGATGGACCTGGTGGGCAACTCGACCGAGCAGGTGGTCAAGCACAAGCTGGACCTCAAACCGGTGGACCGCCAGGACGCGATGATCGATTACCTGCGCCGCACACCGGGCGTGCGAGACGTGGTGGTCTCCGGCGGGGACGTGGCGAACGTGCCGTGGCACCAGCTGGAGTCGTTCCTGATGCGGCTGCTGGACATCGAGACGGTGCGCGACATCCGGCTGGCGACCAAAGCGCTGGCCGGACTGCCGCAGCACTGGCTGCAGCCCAAGATCGTCGAGGGGCTGGAGCGGGTGGCGGGCACGGCGCGGCGGCGCGGGGTGAACCTGGCGATCCACACGCACGTCAACCACGTCCAGTCGGTGACGCCGCTGGTCGCCGAGGCGGCGCGGACCGCGCTGGAGGTCGGGGTGCGGGACGTGCGCAACCAGGGGGTGCTGATGCGCGGGGTGAACGCGACCCCGGCGGCGCTGCTGGACCTGTGCTTCGCGTTGCAGGGCGAGGCGAACATCCTGCCGTACTACTTCTACCAGTGCGACATGATCCCCAACGCCGAGCACTGGCGGCTGGCGGTGTGGGAGGCGCAGGAGCTGCAGCACGCGATCATGGGCTACCTCCCGGGCTACGCGACGCCCCGCATCGTGTGCGACGTGCCCTACGTCGGGAAGCGCTGGGTGCACCAGGTCGCCGAGTACGACCGCGAGCGCGGCATCTCCTACTGGACGAAGAACTACCGCACGGGAATCGAACACGACGACCCCGAGGCGCTGCGCCGCCGCTACCCGTTCTACGACCCGATCTCCACGCTGCCCGAACAGGGCCGCGCCTGGTGGACGGCGCGAGGCTGA
- a CDS encoding sulfite exporter TauE/SafE family protein gives MPDVVSFSVLLAFGCLTGVTTVLFGFGGGFLTVPVVFAVTGQMHVAVATSAAVMVVNSLAATLAQARAGRLRRDRVWPLAGFIAVGAAVGALTTTRLPEPILRAAFVTYLLITIADCLLRNGFLDRGAGPGGLGPVARTAGGAGIGVVASALGVGGSVLTVPLLRRSGLPMTEATAIANPLSAPVAVVATVVYAVSADGPTGYVDVAATGLLLAGSLPAIAITRRVTGRIPDRVHAIAYVALLVAVTITVIVTG, from the coding sequence GTGCCGGACGTGGTGTCCTTCTCCGTCCTGCTCGCGTTCGGCTGCCTCACTGGCGTGACCACCGTGTTGTTCGGCTTCGGCGGCGGGTTCCTCACGGTGCCCGTGGTGTTCGCCGTGACCGGGCAGATGCACGTCGCGGTCGCGACCTCGGCGGCGGTGATGGTCGTCAACTCGCTCGCCGCCACGCTCGCCCAGGCAAGGGCGGGCCGCCTGCGCCGGGACCGGGTGTGGCCGCTGGCCGGGTTCATCGCGGTCGGCGCCGCGGTCGGCGCGCTGACCACGACCCGCCTGCCGGAACCGATACTGCGCGCCGCGTTCGTAACCTACCTGCTGATCACGATCGCGGACTGCCTGCTGCGCAACGGATTCCTCGACCGCGGCGCCGGTCCCGGCGGGCTGGGCCCGGTCGCCCGCACGGCGGGCGGGGCCGGGATCGGCGTGGTCGCGAGCGCGCTCGGCGTCGGCGGAAGCGTGCTGACCGTGCCCCTGCTGCGGCGCAGCGGCCTGCCGATGACCGAGGCGACCGCGATCGCGAACCCGCTCAGCGCCCCGGTGGCCGTTGTGGCCACGGTGGTCTACGCCGTGTCGGCGGACGGCCCCACCGGGTACGTCGACGTCGCCGCCACCGGCCTGCTGCTGGCCGGTTCGCTACCCGCGATCGCGATCACCCGGCGCGTGACCGGCCGGATCCCGGACCGTGTGCACGCCATCGCCTACGTGGCGCTGCTGGTGGCCGTGACGATCACGGTGATCGTCACGGGCTGA